The Kitasatospora setae KM-6054 genome contains a region encoding:
- a CDS encoding NUDIX domain-containing protein gives MSDSQPQEVVAQPRTAAGVLFFDEDDRVLLVKPTYKPGWEIPGGYLHAGETPSEGAAREVKEELGITPPIGRLLVADWAPHPTEGDKLLFVFDGGVLPAHELDRIAVDQVEVGGYAFHTTAQLDELLIPRLARRVDAACAARTRSETVYLEHGATRP, from the coding sequence ATGAGCGACTCGCAGCCCCAAGAGGTCGTAGCCCAGCCCCGCACCGCCGCCGGCGTGCTCTTCTTCGACGAGGACGACCGCGTCCTCCTCGTGAAGCCGACCTACAAGCCTGGCTGGGAGATCCCCGGCGGCTACCTGCACGCCGGAGAGACCCCGAGCGAGGGCGCGGCCCGGGAGGTCAAGGAGGAGCTCGGCATCACCCCGCCGATCGGCCGCCTGCTCGTCGCCGACTGGGCGCCCCACCCCACCGAGGGCGACAAGCTCCTCTTCGTCTTCGACGGCGGCGTCCTCCCGGCCCACGAACTCGACCGCATCGCCGTCGATCAGGTCGAGGTCGGCGGGTACGCCTTCCACACCACCGCCCAGCTCGACGAACTCCTCATCCCACGCCTCGCTCGCCGCGTCGACGCCGCCTGTGCCGCCAGGACGCGGTCCGAGACCGTCTATCTGGAGCACGGAGCGACCCGTCCGTAG